CGGATTGAAGCTGCTTTGCGCCAACCCCGATATCGTGGTGGATCGCGGCGGCGTCCGCGAATGGTGCGCCGGCGCTTACGCCGAGCTCTACACCGAGATGGGGGGCGAGAGCCTCTATTTCGGCAAGCCGCATCCGCCGATCTACGACCTCGCGCGGCGGCGGCTGGGACAAATCGCGGATGTCTCGGACGCTTCGATCCTCGCCATCGGCGACGGCCCCGCGACCGATGCGGCCGGAGCGATGGGCGAAGATCTCGATCTCCTCTTCATCTCGGGCGGCCTCGGCGCCGAGGAAACGGCCACGCCCGAGGGCGGCGACCCGGACCCCGACAAACTGGACACCTATCTCGCGGCAACGGGCGTCGCACCGACCTACGTCATCGGAACGCTTCGGTAACGTTCGGTCTCTTCTGCGGCAAAATTCGAACAATTCTTTCGTCGTGACTTGCCGCAATGCGGCATCCATGCTAGTTCGCCCCCATGAGTTCGGAGGGAGCGCCCATGCTCGACAACATGCCCCAGAGCACGATCTGCATCGAAGATATCGAGATCGGCATGACGCGGTCGCTGACCAAGGTGGTGACCGACCGCGACATCGAACTCTTTGCCGAGGTGTCGACCGACCACAATCCCGTCCATCTCGACGATGACTACGCGCGGGACACGATCTTCGAAGGCCGCATCGCGCACGGGATGCTGACCGCGGGCCTGATCTCGGCGGTGATCGGCGAACAGCTTCCGGGCCATGGCACGGTCTATCTGGGCCAGACGCTCAAGTTCCTCGCGCCTGTGCGGCCCGGCGACCTCGTGACCGCTTCGGTCACGGTGACCGCGATGGATATCGCGCGCCGCCGCGTCACCATGGACACCGTGGCCGAGATCGACGGCAAGCCCGTCCTCAAGGGGGAAGCGACCGTCATGGCGCCGTCGCGCAAGTTCGACTGACGCCGGGGCCGGGCCGCGCTTGCGCCCCACGGGGCGGCGGGCTAGCCCCCGTTCCATGCGGATCTTCCGGGACCATCGTGCCATTCCGACCGACGCCCGCGGCGCCTCGGCGGCCATCGGCAATTTCGACGGCGTGCATCTGGGCCACCGCCACGTGCTGGACCGGGCCCGCCGCGATGGCACGCCGCTGGCCGTCGTCACGTTCGAGCCGCATCCCCGCGAGGTCTTCGCCCCCGACGCTGCGCCCTTCCGCCTGATGTCGCCCGCCGCCCGCGCCTCGCGGCTGCCGAAGCTCGGCGTCGACACCTTGTTCGAGCTGCCCTTTCCCGAGATCGCACCGCTCAGCGCCGAGGCCTTCATGTCGGATGTCCTGATGGACGGGCTGGGCCTGACCCATGTGGTGACCGGCGCCGATTTCCGCTTCGGCCGCGGCCGCGCCGGCACTGCGGACACGTTGCGCGACGGCGGTGCGCGCCTCGGGTTCGACGTCACCACGGTCGAGCTTCTGGGCGGCGAGGTCCCCGTCTCCTCGACCGCGATCCGGACGGCGCTGACCGAAGGCCGCCCCCGCGACGCCGCCGAGATGCTGGGCCACTGGCACCGGATCGAGGGCCCCGTTCTCCACGGCGAGAAGCGCGGCCGGACATTGGGCTACCCGACCGCCAACATGGCGCTCGACGGGCTGCACCTGCCGCGCCTCGGCGTCTATGCTGTGCTGGTCGATATCCTCGACGGCCCCCATGCCGGGTCGCATCATGGCGTCGCCTCGCTGGGCGTGCGCCCGATGTTCGGCGACAACGTCCCCAATCTCGAGACCTTCCTCTTCGATTTCACCGGCGATCTCTACGGCGCGCAGCTCTCGGTCGCGCTGGTCGATTTCCTGCGCCCCGAGGCGACGTTCGACGGGCTCGATCCGCTGGTCGCGCAAATGGATGCCGACAGCGCCCGCGCCCGCGACCTCCTGGCGGCCCTCGATGCCTGACGATCCCATCGACCGGACGGGATTGCGTGATCGGTTCTGGACGCAGCCCCTCGGTCGCCTGACGCCGAAGGAATGGGAGGCGCTGTGCGATGGCTGTGGCAAATGCTGCCTCAACAAGCTCGAGGACGAGGACACGCAGGAGGTCGCGCTGACGCGCGTCGCGTGCCGCCTGTTCGACGACGGGACCTGCCGCTGTTCGAACTATGCCGACCGGCTGTCCTTCGTGCCCGAATGCGTCGTCCTGACGCCGAAGACCCTGCCGGACGTGGTCTATTTCTTCCCCGAGACCTGCGCCTATCGCCGCCTGCACGAAGGGCGCGACCTGCCGCATTGGCATCCGCTGCTGACCGGCGACCCGATGTCGCCGCATCTCGCCGGGGCGTCCCTGATGGACGAGACTGTCTCCGAGATGCAGATCCCGGAGGAGGATTGGGAGGATTTCGTGATCACCGAACCGACCGGGGGGGCCTGATGAACCTCAACTTCGCATCCGACAACACCGGCCCCGTCCATCCCGACATCTGGGCCGCGATGGGCGCGGCCAATACCGGGGCGGCCATGCCCTACGGCGCAGATCCGTGGATGCCCGGCGTGCGGGACCGTCTGCGCACGCTCTTCGACTGGCCCGAGGCGGAGGTGCTGCTGGTGCCGACGGGGACGGCGGCCAACGCGCTGGCGCTGGCCGGGCTGGTACAACCCTGGCAATCGGTGCTTTGCCACCGCCTCTCGCATATCGAGCTCGACGAATGCGGTGCGCCGGAATTCTACACCGGCGGCGCCAAGCTGACGCTGGTGGATGGCGATGACGGCCGCATCGCGCCGGAGGCGCTTGAGACGGCGCTCGCGGCGATGGAAGGCTCGGTCCACAATGTCCAGAAAGGCGCGCTGAGCCTGACGAACGTGACCGAGACCGGCAGCGTCTATACGCTCGACGCGCTGGCGGAGCTGACGGGGATCTCCCGCGAGCACGGTCTCGGCACCCATCTCGACGGCGCGCGGTTCGGCAATGCCTGCGCCGCGCTGGACTGCACCGCCGCCGACCTGGTCCGGGGCTTCGACATGGTCAGCTTCGGGGGCACCAAGAACGGCTGCATGGCGGTCGAGGCGATCGTGATGCGCGACCCGGCCCGGCTCCGCGAGATGGAGTTGCGGCGCAAGCGCGCGGCCCAGCTCTGGTCCAAGCATCGCTATCTTTCGGCGCAGATGGCGGCCTATCTCGACGGCGATCTCTGGCTGGACAACGCCCGCACCGCGAACGCCGCCGGGCAGCGTCTGGTGGCGGGTCTGCGGGATATCGGTGTCGAGGTCGTCGGCGACCCGACGGCGAACATGGTGTTCGCGCGGATGGACCGCGCGGCTCACGATCGCGCGCAGGCGGAGGCGCAATACTACCTGATGGATGCCGCCGAGCGCCCGCTCGCGCGGCTGGTCTGCGACTTCACCAAGACCGAGGCCGAGGTGGATCGACTCCTGGAACTGATCCTGGGCTGACACGCGCCACCCCGCTGCGTCCGGTCGTCACGACGCGCGCATCACCGCCGCGTCTGCTCCGGCGGGACGAGCCGTCCGAAGCAATCGGACAGAGCCCGGATCAAGACCGCGTCCACCCCGTCGCGCCGTCAGCTTTTCCTCGCTGCGGGTTTCTTAGTCTCCATCGCGTCGAGCCGGGCCTTCAGCGCCTCGTTCTCCTCGCGGGCCTTCTGGGCCATCGCGCGGACGGCGTCGAATTCCTCGCGCGTGACGAAATCGCGATCGGCCATCCAGCGATCGAGCATCGATTTCATCGCCGTCTCGGCCTCGGCGCGCGCGCCCTGGGCCACGCCCATCGCGTTGGTCATCAATTGGCCGATATCGTCCATGAAGCGGTTGCGGGTCTGCATCTGTCGGGCCTCCGTGCCGGTCTGGGGGACATATGGGGCGCAAGCGGCCCCGTCTCAAGCCGCACCGCGCTTGACCCCCCGTGCCGCGGCGGGCATGGCGAGGACGATGTTCGCCGCAATCCTGTCCTTTCCCGACGTCTCGCCCGAGATATTCACGCTCGAACTGGGCGGGTTCGCCTTCGCGCTCCGGTGGTACGCGCTGGCCTATATCGCGGGGATCGTGGGCGGCTGGTGGATGTCGCGCTGGGTCGTCTCGCAGCCGCGCCTCTGGGCTAATGACACCCCGCCGATGACGCGCCAGCAGGTCGAGGACGTGATGACCTGGATCGTGCTCGGGATCGTGCTGGGCGGGCGTCTGGGCTACGTGATCTTCTACCAGCCCGTCTATTACCTCCAGAACCCGTCCGAGATCCTCGCCGTCTGGCAGGGCGGCATGTCGTTCCACGGCGGGGCGGCGGGCACGGCGATCGCGGTCACGGTCTACGCATGGCGGCACGGCATCCCGATGCTGTCGATCCTCGATATAGCCTCGCTGGTGGCGCCGCTGGGCCTCGGGCTCGGGCGGCTGGCGAACTTCATCAATGCCGAGCTCTGGGGGCGGCCCTGGGACGGGCCGTGGGCGGTGATCTTCCCCGGCGGCGCGGCACAGGCCTGCGCCAATGTGGGCGAGTTCTGCGCCCGCCACCCGAGCCAGCTTTACGAAGCAATCCTCGAAGGTGCGATCCTTCTGGGCGCGCTCTGGTGGGTGGCGTTGCGCGGCGGATTCAAGAGGCCGGGGCTGCTCCTCGGGATCTTCCTTGCGGGCTATGGTGCCGCGCGCACCTTCGTCGAGCACTTCCGGCAGGCCGATGCGCAATACATCACCGAAGCCAACCCGCTGGGCCATGTCGTCCGATTGGGCGAGGCTGGTCTGACCATGGGGCAGCTTCTGTCGCTGCCGATGCTGGTCGTCGGCCTCGCGGTGATCGCCTGGGCCCTGACGCGGACCCGCCCCGCCCGCGCATGACGCTGGCCGAGCAACTCGCCGCGCGAATCCGGGCGACCGGTCCGATGACGCTGGCGGAGTTCATGGCCGAGGCGCTGCTCCACCCGACGCTCGGATACTACACCACCCGCGACCCGCTCGGCGCGGCAGGCGATTTCACGACTGCCCCGGAGATCAGCCAGATGTTCGGCGAGATGCTGGGCCTCTGCCTGGCGCAGACCTGGCTCGACCAGGGGGCGCCCGACGCCGTCACGCTTGCCGAGCTGGGGCCCGGACGCGGCACACTGATGGCCGACATACTTCGCGCGACCCGAGGCGTGCCCGGCTTTCACGACGCGATCTCGCTGCATCTCGTCGAGGCGTCGCCCGCCTTCCGCGCCGCACAGGCCACGCGCCTGTCCGACTACGATCCAAGCTGGCACGACGGCGTGGACGGCTTGCCCGAAGACCCCCTTCTACTGGTGGCGAACGAGTTTCTCGACGCCCTCCCGATCCGGCAATTCGCCCGCGTCGGGGACGGCTGGGCCGAGACGCTCGTGACGGTCACCGATGGCGGGCTGGCATTTGCACGGGGCGAGCCGGTGCCGGTGCCCGAGCTCGACCATCACGACGTCGCCGACGGCACCATCGTCGAGCGCTGTCCGGCGCTGGTGCCGGTGGTCGGCGCGGTCGCGGCGCGTGTCGCCACGGGCGGCACGGCGATCTTCGTCGATTACGGCCACTGGCGCGCGCAGGGCGACACGGTGCAGGCCGTGCGCGCCCATGCGCCGGTCGATCCGCTGGACGCGCCGGGCACCGCCGACCTGACAGCGCATGTCGATTTCGAGGCCATCGCCCGGGCCGCTGCCCCCGCCGCCGTCACGCCGATGATCCGACAGGGCGTGCTGCTGGAGCGGTTGGGAATCACCGCGCGCGCGCAGGCCCTCGCCCGGAGCCTCGACGGCGCGGAACGCGATGCCCATATCGCCGCCCATCGCCGCCTGGTGCATCCCGCCGAGATGGGTGACCTCTTCAAGGCCATCGCGCTTTATCCGCCGGGCGCGCCGCCGCCGCCGGGCTTCGACGCATCGGCTTGACCCTCCCGCGCGAACGCGCTCCCCTGCCCCGGACCGAACCCTCGCCCGCGGAGCCCGCGTGACCATGACGCTCGAATTCCTGCGATCCGATCTTCTTGGCGACGTGGCCCATGGATTCTTCACGCGCCGGGGTGGCGCGTCGTCGGGCATCTTCGCGGGGCTGAACTGCGGCACGGGCTCGTCGGACCAGGCCGAGGCGGTGGCGACGAACCGCGCCCGCGTGGCCGAGGCGATGGATGGCCCGCTGCACGGCGTGCATCAGGTCCATTCGGCGGATGTCGTGACCATCGACGGGCCGCTCTCCGAGCCGTCGACGCGGGCCGACGCCCTCGTGACCGCCAGCGCGGGCCAGGTCCTGACCATCCTGACGGCGGATTGCCAGCCGGTCCTCTTCCACGAGCCCGAGGCGGGCGTGATCGGTGCTGCCCACGCTGGCTGGAAGGGCGCGCTCGGCGGGGTGCTCGAAGCGACGGTCGACGCGATGTGCGACCTCGGCGCGACGCGGGGCCGGATCCGCGCGGCCATCGGCCCGACGATCTCGCAGCGCGCCTACGAGGTCGGGCCCGAATTCCTCGACCGGTTCGAGGACGAGGATCCCGACGCGCTCGCGCATTTCGCCAACGGTGCGAATGGCAAGTACCAGTTCGACCTGCCGGGCTACGGGCTCAGGCGGCTCCGCGCGGCGGGCGTTCAGGCGGAATGGACCGGACATTGCACCTATTCCGACGCCGGGCGGTTCTATTCCTACCGGCGCACGACCCATACGGGCGAAGCCGATTACGGCCGCCTGATCTCCGCCATCACGCTCTGACGCGGGGCCGCCCCGGAGCGCCTTGATTCCGCCCCGGAATCACCCGCACGCCGTCCCGCTCCCGCCGTGAGGGCCCGCCATACCGTCTTCAACGCACGACGAAGGAGACACGGCCATGGCGCGACAGACCTGGATGGACCGCACGATCGAAGAGACCCGCACCGCCGAGATCCGGCTGCCCTGGTCCCGCCGCCCGACGCCGGCTCCGGACCGCAACGCGCCCGCCCCGGTGCCGATCCGCGCCTGACCCCACACACGAGACGAGACCGGGTTCGAGTATTCTGCCTGTCACTCCCCGGTCCGACTGGACGCGGCCCCGCCTGCCTGGGGTCGCGTCCTTTTTTCATGCGCCGATCAGGCTGCGCGCGATCAGCACCGTCGCCGCCGTCGCGGCAAGCCCCAGCGCCCAAGGCCTGATGCGCCCCCGCGCCACCCGCGCCGCCCAGGGCCGCACCAGCCACAGCGTCGCGCCGACGACCGGCAGGAGCGTTGCGGCGAAGGCCACGTGGCGCAGCCCGATCAGCCCCGCGACTGTCAGGGCCGCGATGGACACGGCCATCCCGAAGGCGAAGAACACGTTCTGGGTCGCCGCGGATCGCCGCGCCTCGATATCGGCATAGACGATCGCCATCGGCGGTGCGCCGATCCCGGTCAGGGTGCCCATCACGCCCGCGACGGTCCCTGCCCCGAAGAGAACGCGCGGCCCCGGTCCCAGCCGCAGTCCCGCGACCGACAGGATCACACCCAGCCAGACGACCCCGCCGACGACCAGGGGCAGCGCCGGTGTGCCGACGACGCGCGCCGCGATCCAGGCCGCGATGACCGCGCCCAGCATCCGACCCGCGAAGCCCGGCCGCAGATCGCGCACCACGACCGCCGAGCGGTCGGCGACGAAGCTACCCGCACCCACGGCGAGCCCGGCCAGAAGCACCGTGCCCGGCAGGAACTCCGGTGCGGCAAGCGCCATGACCGGTGCCGCGATCATGCCGAAGCCCTGCCCCGCGAGCCGCTGAAGCGCGCAGCCCACGGCCGCCGCGACCGCGCAGATCAGCCATGGCCCCAGCGCGGGCAGGAGGTCAGGCACGATTGGCGATCTCGATCAGGTTGCCATCGGGATCGCGGATATAGAGCGACCGGATGGGTCCCTCGGCCCCGGTGCGCGCCACGGGTCCGGCCTCGATGACGACGCCCTCCGCGCGCAGGTGATCGGCCCAAGCCGCGAGGGAATCGTGGCTGAGGAAACAGAGATCGGCACTGCCGGCTTGGGCCACGCGGGCCTTCGGCTCGAACTCGGCGCCCCTTTGATGGAGATTGATCTTCTGGCGCCCGAACCGCAGCGCCGTCCGGGTCGAGCCGTCGGCGGGGTGGAACGTCTCGACGTCCATCCCGAGGGTCGCGGCATACCACCGCGCCGTCGCGTCGGTATCCGCGACCGTGAGCACGAGGTGGTCCAGCGCCTCGACCCGCACCGGCGCGTCAGACACCGACGGCCACGATCGCATCCGCCAGCACTGGCACCGAGCGGGCGCTGAGACCCGCGATGTTGATGCGCCCGTCGGCCACCATGTAGACGCCGTGATCGCGGCGCAGCGCCTCGACCTGTCCGGGCGTCGCGGGCAGGAGCGAGAACATGCCGCGATGCGCCGCGAGAAAGCCGAACCGGTCCGATCCGGTCCGCGCGCGGAGCGCCTCGGCCAGCGCCGTCCGCAGGTCGAGCATGCTGCGGCGCACAGCCTCGAGCTCGCCCGCCCAGTCGGCCCGTAGCGCCGGGTCGTCGAGGATCATCTGCACGACACGCGCGCCATGGTCCGGCGGAAAGCTGAAATTCAACCGGTTGAGCGTCGCCAGCGCGCCCTGCGTGACACCGAGCGCGGCCACCGTGGGCGCGATCGCCATCAGGAGGCCCGTCCGCTCGCGGTAGATGCCGAAATTCTTAGAGCAGGAAGCCGCGATCAGCAACTCCGGCACCCGGCCTGCCATCTCGCGCAGGCCCGCGGCATCGGCATCCAGCCCGTCGCCGAACCCCTGGTAGGCGATGTCGACGAAAGGGATGGCGCCACGTTCGGTCAGAAGCTCCGCGACCTCGCGCCACTGGGCGAGGTTGAGGTTGGCCCCCGTCGGGTTGTGGCAGCAGCCATGCAGCATCACCACGTCGCCCGCCGCCACCCGGCCCAGATCCTCCATCATGGCGGCGACATCCACGGACCCGGCCTCGGGGTCGAAATAACGGTAGGGCACGGTCTCGATGCCCAGGTACGCGGCGATGGCGGGGTGGTTCGGCCATGTCGGCACCGAGAGGCAGAGCCGCGCGTCCGGTGCGGCCATCCGCACCAGTTCCAGACCCTGCCGGATCGCGCCGGTGCCGCCGGGCGTGGCCGCCATCGCCAACCGGTCGTTCGGCCGGGCGTCGCCCAACACCAGTCGCGACAGCGCGTCGCAGAAGGCCGGATCGCCGGAGAAGCCGACATAGGTCTTGGTGTCCTGCGCCTCGACCAGCCGGCGTTCCGCGGCCTTGACCGCCTGCATGACGGGGGTGTGGCCGGTCGCATCCTTGTAGACGCCGACGCCAAGGTCGATCTTGTCGGCGCGCGGATCGTCGCGGAACGCGGCCATCAGGGCCATGATCTTGTCGGGTGCTTGGGGCGCGAGCTCGGTCAGCATCAGGCGTCCCCCGTCGCAAGACCGAGATCGGGATACATGCCCCACTCGGCCCATGATCCGTCGTAGAGCGCGTGGTCGGGATGCCCGAGCCGCGCCAGCGCGAGGTTCACGATCGCGGCCGTCACGCCCGAGCCGCAGCTTGTAATGATCGGGCGCGTCAGGTCGACCCCGGCCTCCGCGAACGCGGCGCGCAGGCCCGCCTCGTCCTTCATGGTGCCGTCCGCTTCGAGAAGCGTCCCGAAGGGCACGTTGCGCGCGCCCGGAATATGCCCGGCGCGCAGGCCGGGACGCGGCTCGGGCGCGTCGCCGCGGAAGCGGGCGGCGGCGCGGGCATCGACGACCTGCGCGCCGCCCAGCTTGGCGGCCTGTGCCACATCCGTCACGTCGCGCATCAGCCGCGGCTCGGGGCGCAGCGTCATGTGGCGGTCCTTGATCTGCGGCAGGTCGCTGGTCAGCGGCCGCCCCTCGGCGCGCCATTTCGGCAGCCCGCCATCCAGAACCGCCGCCCGCTGGCCGAATAGCCGGAACAGCCACCAGACCCGCGCCGCAGAGAACAGGCCCGCCCCGTCATAGATCACCACCGTGTGCCCGTCGCCGACGCCCATCCGGCGCATCCGCGACATGAATTTCGCCGCACTCGGTGCCATGTGCGGCAGGCTGGAGCGCGCGTCCGAGACGTCGTCGAGATCGAGAAACCGCGCGCCGGGAATATGCGCCTCGCCGTATTCCTCGAGCGGATCGCGGCCCGCATCGGGCAGGTACCACGACGCGTCGATGATCCGCAGGTCGGGCGACGGCAGCTTGCGCGCCAACCAGTCGGTGCTCACCAGGGTGGACGGATCGTCGGTCATCGCACGGCCTCCCGCTCGGAGCGGCGTTCGGCGAAGACGCCGCGCCAACTCGGGTCCAGATCGGCCATCCCGGCCAACGCATCGACATCGCCCGGATCGGCCTTCAGGTCGAAGAGCGCGGTCGCGACGCGGTGCACGGTCCAGCCGTCATTCGGACGCTCCAGCAGCACCAGATCGTCGCCCTCGGCCACCGCGCCGCCTTCGAGGACGCGCAGGTACCAGCCCGTTCGGCGCGTCTTCCGCATCCGGTAGGCCATGCTGTCCTCGCCGACATGGGCCGTAAGCTTCCAGCAGGGCTGGCGGCCCTGGCTGATCGCGACGCGGGCCGTGCCCATCGCCATGACGTCCCCGATGCAGACATCCGCTTCGGTCCAGCCCGCGACCGCGACGTTCTCGCCGAAGCCGCCGGGCGCGAAGGCCGCGCGATCGCCGAGGTCGCGCCGCCAGCGGGCGTAATGCGCGACCGGGTAGACATGTACCGCCTTGCCGCGTCCGCCATGCACCGCGAGATCGGCCTGCGCGTCGCCCAGGAACCCCGTGGCACCCAGCGAGACGGGCCCGTCCCTGCGGGCCTTGGCAATGGCCGAGGGCGGCTTCGTCGGCCAGCGGTCCTGGACCGTGCCGGTGAAAATGCCGTCGATGCGGGCGCGTTCGGTCATGTCTGGCTCCGGGGGCGGGACACGGGTCCCTTCGGCTTCCGGGCTTACCGCCGCCCCGTGCGCGAGGCAACGCGCAAGCCCGTGACGGCGTCATTCTCGGGGTTGCAAGGTCGCGCGCCGGGGTCTAGGACGCGGCCCTTGAGATACGGGCGGACACCCTTGGAGGCCGCCCCAACCGCTAGATATTGGAGACACAACATGGCTGGTGAGATTCCGGATCTCGTGGCGCATGCCCGGACGGGGACAGGCAAGGGGGCCGCTCGTCAATCCCGTCGCAACGGCATGGTGCCGGGCGTCGTCTATGGCGGCGGCTCGGACCCGCTTCCGATCGAAATTCCCTTCAACGACCTCCTGAAGAAGCTCCGCGCGGGCCGCTTCCGGGCGACGCTCTGGAACCTCAAGGTCGAGGGCCAGGAGGATGTCCGCGTGATCGCCCGCGACGTTCAGCGTGACGTGGTCAAGGACCTTCCGACCCATCTCGACCTGATGCGTCTCAAGCGCACGTCGAAGGTCAACCTCTACATCCCCGTGGTGTTCGAGGGCGTCGATGGCTCGCCCGGCGACAAGCAGGGCGGCGTCCTGACGGTCGTTCGTCCCGAAGTCGAGCTGCGCGTCACCGCCGGTGACATCCCCGATCACCTGACTGTCGATTGTTCGGGCATGGAGATCGGCGACACGGTCACGATCTCGAACGTCACGATGCCCGAGGGCGCCAAGCCCACGATCGATCGCGACTTCGTTCTGGCCAACATGCAGGCCCCGTCGGGTCTCGCGTCGCAGTCGGATGACGAGGACGAGGTCACCGAGACCGAGGTCATCAACCAGACCGCCGATACGGTCGAGGGTGAGGATTCGTCCGAGGACTGATCCTCGGCCAAGCATTGCTTTCAAGGGGGCGTGGACGGGAAACCGTCTGCGCCCCTTCTGCATCCGCCGTCGCGTGTCAGCCCAGCATTTCGGCCAGAACGGCATCGGGGCCGGATTTCGACGCGGGCTCCTTTCGCGCGATGGCAGGTGTGCCGCGAATATGCAGATCCTCCGTCGCGCAGCGCAGCATGAAATCGGCCAGATCGCCGGTCCGCGTGCGGATCAGTTCGGGCGGGATCACGTCGTCGAACACGCGGTAGTCCCCCGACGGACCTTCGTCGAGCAGCCAGCCGGGGCGCACGGCGGTCCAGCGCAGCTGTTCCGTCGCGCGCAGGATGCGCTCCATCTCGGCCATCTGGTCGAAGATCGACTTCAGCCCCAGCCGCGCCGCCGCCTGGAACCAGATCGGCCCGCGCGCCATCGTCTCGACGAAGCTGGCCGAGATGGTCACAAGCCGGTCGACGCCGGTCGCGCGCATCGCCTCGATCAGGTTCGCCGTGCCCTCGGTATGGAGCGGCGGCGGGTTCACGAACGTCGACGGTCCCGCGTCGATCCCGACCGCGTTCAGCACGGCATCGACGCCGGCGAGGTCGGCTTCCAGACCGTCGCGGGTCATC
This portion of the uncultured Jannaschia sp. genome encodes:
- a CDS encoding accessory factor UbiK family protein produces the protein MQTRNRFMDDIGQLMTNAMGVAQGARAEAETAMKSMLDRWMADRDFVTREEFDAVRAMAQKAREENEALKARLDAMETKKPAARKS
- a CDS encoding low specificity L-threonine aldolase, with product MNLNFASDNTGPVHPDIWAAMGAANTGAAMPYGADPWMPGVRDRLRTLFDWPEAEVLLVPTGTAANALALAGLVQPWQSVLCHRLSHIELDECGAPEFYTGGAKLTLVDGDDGRIAPEALETALAAMEGSVHNVQKGALSLTNVTETGSVYTLDALAELTGISREHGLGTHLDGARFGNACAALDCTAADLVRGFDMVSFGGTKNGCMAVEAIVMRDPARLREMELRRKRAAQLWSKHRYLSAQMAAYLDGDLWLDNARTANAAGQRLVAGLRDIGVEVVGDPTANMVFARMDRAAHDRAQAEAQYYLMDAAERPLARLVCDFTKTEAEVDRLLELILG
- a CDS encoding YcgN family cysteine cluster protein; the encoded protein is MPDDPIDRTGLRDRFWTQPLGRLTPKEWEALCDGCGKCCLNKLEDEDTQEVALTRVACRLFDDGTCRCSNYADRLSFVPECVVLTPKTLPDVVYFFPETCAYRRLHEGRDLPHWHPLLTGDPMSPHLAGASLMDETVSEMQIPEEDWEDFVITEPTGGA
- a CDS encoding VOC family protein, which encodes MSDAPVRVEALDHLVLTVADTDATARWYAATLGMDVETFHPADGSTRTALRFGRQKINLHQRGAEFEPKARVAQAGSADLCFLSHDSLAAWADHLRAEGVVIEAGPVARTGAEGPIRSLYIRDPDGNLIEIANRA
- a CDS encoding TSUP family transporter, whose amino-acid sequence is MPDLLPALGPWLICAVAAAVGCALQRLAGQGFGMIAAPVMALAAPEFLPGTVLLAGLAVGAGSFVADRSAVVVRDLRPGFAGRMLGAVIAAWIAARVVGTPALPLVVGGVVWLGVILSVAGLRLGPGPRVLFGAGTVAGVMGTLTGIGAPPMAIVYADIEARRSAATQNVFFAFGMAVSIAALTVAGLIGLRHVAFAATLLPVVGATLWLVRPWAARVARGRIRPWALGLAATAATVLIARSLIGA
- a CDS encoding SAM-dependent methyltransferase; the protein is MTLAEQLAARIRATGPMTLAEFMAEALLHPTLGYYTTRDPLGAAGDFTTAPEISQMFGEMLGLCLAQTWLDQGAPDAVTLAELGPGRGTLMADILRATRGVPGFHDAISLHLVEASPAFRAAQATRLSDYDPSWHDGVDGLPEDPLLLVANEFLDALPIRQFARVGDGWAETLVTVTDGGLAFARGEPVPVPELDHHDVADGTIVERCPALVPVVGAVAARVATGGTAIFVDYGHWRAQGDTVQAVRAHAPVDPLDAPGTADLTAHVDFEAIARAAAPAAVTPMIRQGVLLERLGITARAQALARSLDGAERDAHIAAHRRLVHPAEMGDLFKAIALYPPGAPPPPGFDASA
- a CDS encoding bifunctional riboflavin kinase/FAD synthetase; the encoded protein is MRIFRDHRAIPTDARGASAAIGNFDGVHLGHRHVLDRARRDGTPLAVVTFEPHPREVFAPDAAPFRLMSPAARASRLPKLGVDTLFELPFPEIAPLSAEAFMSDVLMDGLGLTHVVTGADFRFGRGRAGTADTLRDGGARLGFDVTTVELLGGEVPVSSTAIRTALTEGRPRDAAEMLGHWHRIEGPVLHGEKRGRTLGYPTANMALDGLHLPRLGVYAVLVDILDGPHAGSHHGVASLGVRPMFGDNVPNLETFLFDFTGDLYGAQLSVALVDFLRPEATFDGLDPLVAQMDADSARARDLLAALDA
- a CDS encoding amino acid aminotransferase — encoded protein: MLTELAPQAPDKIMALMAAFRDDPRADKIDLGVGVYKDATGHTPVMQAVKAAERRLVEAQDTKTYVGFSGDPAFCDALSRLVLGDARPNDRLAMAATPGGTGAIRQGLELVRMAAPDARLCLSVPTWPNHPAIAAYLGIETVPYRYFDPEAGSVDVAAMMEDLGRVAAGDVVMLHGCCHNPTGANLNLAQWREVAELLTERGAIPFVDIAYQGFGDGLDADAAGLREMAGRVPELLIAASCSKNFGIYRERTGLLMAIAPTVAALGVTQGALATLNRLNFSFPPDHGARVVQMILDDPALRADWAGELEAVRRSMLDLRTALAEALRARTGSDRFGFLAAHRGMFSLLPATPGQVEALRRDHGVYMVADGRINIAGLSARSVPVLADAIVAVGV
- a CDS encoding MaoC family dehydratase, which encodes MLDNMPQSTICIEDIEIGMTRSLTKVVTDRDIELFAEVSTDHNPVHLDDDYARDTIFEGRIAHGMLTAGLISAVIGEQLPGHGTVYLGQTLKFLAPVRPGDLVTASVTVTAMDIARRRVTMDTVAEIDGKPVLKGEATVMAPSRKFD
- the lgt gene encoding prolipoprotein diacylglyceryl transferase; translated protein: MFAAILSFPDVSPEIFTLELGGFAFALRWYALAYIAGIVGGWWMSRWVVSQPRLWANDTPPMTRQQVEDVMTWIVLGIVLGGRLGYVIFYQPVYYLQNPSEILAVWQGGMSFHGGAAGTAIAVTVYAWRHGIPMLSILDIASLVAPLGLGLGRLANFINAELWGRPWDGPWAVIFPGGAAQACANVGEFCARHPSQLYEAILEGAILLGALWWVALRGGFKRPGLLLGIFLAGYGAARTFVEHFRQADAQYITEANPLGHVVRLGEAGLTMGQLLSLPMLVVGLAVIAWALTRTRPARA
- the pgeF gene encoding peptidoglycan editing factor PgeF, producing the protein MTLEFLRSDLLGDVAHGFFTRRGGASSGIFAGLNCGTGSSDQAEAVATNRARVAEAMDGPLHGVHQVHSADVVTIDGPLSEPSTRADALVTASAGQVLTILTADCQPVLFHEPEAGVIGAAHAGWKGALGGVLEATVDAMCDLGATRGRIRAAIGPTISQRAYEVGPEFLDRFEDEDPDALAHFANGANGKYQFDLPGYGLRRLRAAGVQAEWTGHCTYSDAGRFYSYRRTTHTGEADYGRLISAITL